The Streptomyces camelliae genome window below encodes:
- a CDS encoding SigE family RNA polymerase sigma factor encodes MGTVVDDAASVEFHAFFERHYAELSRLAYLLTGESDAADDLAADALLALWHRWDRVRGADHPVAYARGVVANLARTRIRSAVRERRRIALFWSHREEKTENPDVAGVVDVQEALRRLPFRKRACVVLRHAFDLSEKDTALALGVSVGTVKSQTSKGMAELQRLLGPQGDPRRMHAVMATRSGESGGRNR; translated from the coding sequence GTGGGCACAGTCGTCGACGACGCCGCCTCCGTGGAGTTCCATGCCTTCTTCGAACGGCACTACGCCGAACTCTCCCGCCTGGCCTACCTGTTGACCGGTGAGTCCGACGCCGCCGACGACCTGGCGGCGGACGCGCTGCTGGCGCTGTGGCACCGCTGGGACCGGGTCCGCGGCGCCGACCATCCGGTGGCGTACGCCCGGGGCGTGGTCGCCAACCTGGCCCGCACCCGGATCCGCAGCGCGGTGCGCGAACGGCGCCGGATCGCGCTGTTCTGGTCGCACCGCGAGGAGAAGACCGAGAACCCGGACGTGGCCGGGGTGGTGGACGTGCAGGAGGCGCTGCGCAGACTGCCGTTCCGCAAACGGGCCTGCGTGGTGCTGCGGCACGCGTTCGACCTCTCGGAGAAGGACACCGCGCTCGCGCTCGGGGTGTCGGTGGGTACGGTTAAGAGCCAGACGTCCAAGGGCATGGCCGAGCTGCAAAGATTGCTCGGCCCGCAGGGCGATCCGCGGCGGATGCACGCGGTGATGGCGACCCGGAGCGGCGAGAGCGGAGGACGGAACCGATGA